In Chitinophagaceae bacterium, the DNA window TCAGATTATCTTTTTGTACTCGCCAGGAAAATTTCAGCAAATGAAGGTGTTGAAGAGGTGCCCTGGAAGCCGCGCCTGTAAAGGGTTTGCGGAGTTGCTAACTATTTCCGCCATATACCGGTCAAAATATTTTGCTTTCTTGATTATTCGACTATTTTTGCGGGAAATTTGACCCCCTTATTCGATTATGTACTGGACGCTTGAGTTGGCATCATACCTGGAAGACGCGCCGTGGCCCGCAACAAAAGATGAGTTGATTGATTATGCAATTCGTTCGGGTGCACCGATTGAAGTAATCGAAAACCTACAGGAATTGGAAGATGAAGGTGAATTATTTGAAGGCATTGATGATATCTGGCCGGATTATCCAACCCACGACGATTTCTTTTTCAACGAAGATGAATATTAGCAAGGCCGCTTTGTGCGATAGCCTTTACTTAAATTAATTTTCTTATTTAAGAAGGATATAATTTTTAAAATCGAATGGACGAAGCCCTGTGCTTTGCTCCAGAAAATTCATGAATTGGTGCCGCAACGGAATGCGAACAGCTCTTTCATCGTACTTATAATCCCAATCCAGTTTTCTTATTCTGTCTTTCATTACCAAGGGGTGGGAACCTCTGAATGAGATCAACGGATAATCCGGTTGATAATCAAACACCTCACGATTTGCAGCAAATTGCCGCACCCATTCATCATCATGCCACAGCTTGTGAAAATCTTTTGAGCGTTCGAGCTCGTTTTTCGGTCCGCGCACTTTTCCATAGTGGAAAATATGAGCATCAACCTGCCGGACCTTTATTTTATTGGGAGTAACCGATCTCTCCATGCTGCTGGCGGAAGGAAATTTTCTAAAGCCCTGCGCATCGCGGAAAGAACGTATCAAAGGATTTTTTTTTACCATCCTTACCTCGTGCGGATAGGTGCCGCGTGTCTTTGGTTTCGAGATATAATGATAGTTACCGTAGAAGTGGTAGTAATTGAATAACAACCCATCTGTAAGTGGGTCATTAAGAAATTTTTCAGCAGTTGAAACAATAACCGGCAGCTCCTTTTCATGCACCACTTCGTCACCCTGAAGATAAAAGCCCCAATCACCACTGATAGCATTCAGCCCGATATCTGTTTGCTGGGCGAGAATTTTTCCTCCTGTACGTAAATTGTCGTCCCAGACCGTATCAATAATTTTTATTTTGGAATCATTGAGCTTCAACAGCGCTTCCTTTGTTCCATCATCACTTTTACCAGCCACCACAATCATTTCATCACAAACAGGAAGAATGGATTGGATGGATTCAATAAATGGATAGGTAAGCTTTATGCCATTTCTGATAAAAGTGAAACCACTGATTTTCATTCAGGCAATAATTTACAGAGGTTAAGAAACATGCTTAAAACAATGAGCGAATCATTTGATCGCCGATGTCAGACATTGTAATTTGAATGTACTGTATGTTTACCCTGCAAAATAATGTTTTCAGCAAGTATCAAATCAAAAGGCGTGGTGATTTTAAAATTTCGCGAATCACCTTCAATGATATGAATCTTAACACCATCTGCTTCCACCACTGATGCATCGTCTGTAAATGTTTCCGAGAAGGTCTGGCGATAAGCATTTTTCAATATCCTTGTTTCAAAACACTGGGGAGTCTGTACTGATTTAAAGCGCGACCTGTTACGATGGCGTGAACCATCTTTCAACACTTCACGAATGGAGTCTTTAATATCCACCACCGGAACCGCATTGCCTTTTTCTGCAACCGTTTCAAGGCACCTGGAGAGCAACGATTCGTTTACAAACGGACGGCAGGCATCGTGTACCGCAACCATGCCGGTTTCTTTTACCTGCTTCAGCCCGTTTTTAACCGAGTGAAACCTGGTCGCGCCACCTGAGACAGATTGAATCTTATTTTTCCGTAGAAATTTTTTACGAATTTTTTCCCAGCGTACAAGTTCATCATCTGGCAGTACCACAATAAACTCAGCATCTGTCCAAATTTTTAAAAAGGAAAGTATAGTATGTACGATTACCGGAATACCTGCCAGCAACATAAACTGCTTCGGGATATTTGACTCCATCCGTGAACCGTATCCGGCTGCAGCAATGATCACGTACTTCTTAGTAGTCAAGTGCGGATGATTTAACGATGAATGGGGAGGAATCAATTAAAGGTCGTAATAAAAACAACTAATAAATCATCAGTTCATTAAAATTATTCTTTTTTAATAGGGAAGGTCAAAAATCCAATGGACTGATTACAGAGCAGCGCACAATTGTCAATTGTAATTTCCTGACTTTTTGATTCAGACCGATCAATTTTCAGATAATCAGCATTGCATCGCCATAGGTTGAGAAACGATATTTTTCTTTCAGTGCAACTTTGTAGGCATCCATAATCAGATCATATCCTCCAAAGGCACAAACCATAATCAGCAAGCTGGTTTTCGGCATGTGAAAATTAGAGATCATGCAATTGGCAATGCTGAATTCATACGGTGGATGAATAAAAAGATTGGTCCATCCTTCCACCGGTTTAATATATTTATGTGCAGAAACGGCAGATTCAATCGCACGCATAGTAGTAGTGCCAATGGAACAAACTTTGGCTTTGTTGTCGATTGCACGGTTTACAATCTTACAGGTAGGATCATCAATCTTAAAATACTCTGCATCCATCTTGTGTTTGCTGAGATCTTCTACTTCAATCTGGCGGAAAGTTCCTAACCCGGTGTGTAAAGTAACCTCTGCAATGTCCACTCCTTTTATCTCCAGCCGTTTTAATAATTCGCGGCTGAAATGAAGACCTGCAGTGGGTGCAGCAACTGCTCCTTCATGCCTGGCAAAAACAGTTTGATACCGTTCTTTATCCATGGCATCCGGCTTACGTTTAATATACTTCGGAATCGGTGTCTCTCCCAAAGAATACAGTGTTTCTTTCAATTCATCATCCGTACCATCAAAAAGAAAACGGATCGTTCTGCCACGTGAGGTAGTATTGTCCACTACTTCAGCTACCAACATCCCGTCGGTTCCAAAATAGAGTTTATTACCTACGCGTATTTTTCTGGCAGGATCAACGAGCACATCCCACAAACGCATTTGGTGATTCAATTCCCTGAGCAGGAATACTTCAATCTTTGCACCTGTTTTTTCTTTCCTTCCATAAAGCCGGGCAGGAAAAACTTTTGTGTTATTCAAGACAAGGCAATCCTTTTCGCCAAAAATGGTCAGGATTTCTTTGAAGGTCTTGTGCTTGATTTTCCCCGTCTTGCGTTCTATGATCATTAGCCGTGATTCATCACGGTTCTTTGAGGGTGTTTGGGCAATCAGGGACTGTGGGAGGTCAAATCTGAATTGAGATAATTTCATGTACTTTCAATAAATTACGGTTTATTAAAAGTTGATCAAAGCCTATAAATGAACTCCTTTTGAGGGAACAATACATTCAGGATTTTTGAAAAACGGACTGCAAAGATAGAATTTTTAGTTTCTGATACTAATTTATTTTGATAGAGAGGTGTATGACAACTGCCGTTTCAAACTGTTTTCTGGTTTTTTTGGCAAAGAGACACGAAAATTCACGCAGTATAAATAATAAGGTATTTAAATTTTGTCGTACACTGTGCAAGAGTTAATTCCCGATTTAAAGTAGGTTTGCATCCCGATGAGAATTCTGTTCCGCATTTTTAATGAGTCTGTTGCAATTGCCATCAGGGAATTGCGGGTTAATAAATTGCGTACCATACTA includes these proteins:
- a CDS encoding DUF2795 domain-containing protein, with product MYWTLELASYLEDAPWPATKDELIDYAIRSGAPIEVIENLQELEDEGELFEGIDDIWPDYPTHDDFFFNEDEY
- a CDS encoding 2-C-methyl-D-erythritol 4-phosphate cytidylyltransferase, with translation MTTKKYVIIAAAGYGSRMESNIPKQFMLLAGIPVIVHTILSFLKIWTDAEFIVVLPDDELVRWEKIRKKFLRKNKIQSVSGGATRFHSVKNGLKQVKETGMVAVHDACRPFVNESLLSRCLETVAEKGNAVPVVDIKDSIREVLKDGSRHRNRSRFKSVQTPQCFETRILKNAYRQTFSETFTDDASVVEADGVKIHIIEGDSRNFKITTPFDLILAENIILQGKHTVHSNYNV
- the queA gene encoding tRNA preQ1(34) S-adenosylmethionine ribosyltransferase-isomerase QueA is translated as MKLSQFRFDLPQSLIAQTPSKNRDESRLMIIERKTGKIKHKTFKEILTIFGEKDCLVLNNTKVFPARLYGRKEKTGAKIEVFLLRELNHQMRLWDVLVDPARKIRVGNKLYFGTDGMLVAEVVDNTTSRGRTIRFLFDGTDDELKETLYSLGETPIPKYIKRKPDAMDKERYQTVFARHEGAVAAPTAGLHFSRELLKRLEIKGVDIAEVTLHTGLGTFRQIEVEDLSKHKMDAEYFKIDDPTCKIVNRAIDNKAKVCSIGTTTMRAIESAVSAHKYIKPVEGWTNLFIHPPYEFSIANCMISNFHMPKTSLLIMVCAFGGYDLIMDAYKVALKEKYRFSTYGDAMLII
- a CDS encoding glycosyltransferase family 2 protein, producing MKISGFTFIRNGIKLTYPFIESIQSILPVCDEMIVVAGKSDDGTKEALLKLNDSKIKIIDTVWDDNLRTGGKILAQQTDIGLNAISGDWGFYLQGDEVVHEKELPVIVSTAEKFLNDPLTDGLLFNYYHFYGNYHYISKPKTRGTYPHEVRMVKKNPLIRSFRDAQGFRKFPSASSMERSVTPNKIKVRQVDAHIFHYGKVRGPKNELERSKDFHKLWHDDEWVRQFAANREVFDYQPDYPLISFRGSHPLVMKDRIRKLDWDYKYDERAVRIPLRHQFMNFLEQSTGLRPFDFKNYILLK